Proteins encoded in a region of the Teredinibacter purpureus genome:
- a CDS encoding IS30 family transposase — MMYHQLTTDERYTIAAYLKQRKSQAYIARALGRDPCTISRELKRNRRPDGKYCAARAVKRTSRIRRESRRKWQFNDTELQMVIALIRLDWSPEQVSLWLKKCNILSISHSTIYRYIWYNMFYSGDLYKHLRQSSKKRRKRYRSPDSRGVLANKAHISERPLGAENKSRIGHFEIDTVHGSRDQHSIVTLVDRKSKYTIIGKIRNRTTDELNRKVIQLIKKQVNQVKTITADNGTEFHQYKKIEDVTNSTFYFANPYHSWERGLNENTNGLIRQYLPKGESMKSITQKDCDKIAMKLNRRPRKCLNMETPEAVYVR, encoded by the coding sequence ATGATGTACCACCAGCTCACCACTGATGAAAGATATACTATAGCGGCCTATTTAAAGCAACGTAAATCTCAAGCCTATATTGCACGGGCCTTAGGCCGCGATCCTTGCACGATCTCCAGAGAGTTAAAACGAAATCGTCGCCCAGACGGTAAATACTGCGCAGCGCGAGCAGTAAAACGTACCTCTCGAATACGGAGGGAGTCTCGTCGTAAATGGCAATTCAATGATACCGAGCTTCAGATGGTCATCGCCTTAATACGCCTCGATTGGAGCCCAGAACAAGTTTCCTTGTGGCTTAAGAAGTGCAATATATTATCGATCAGCCATTCGACCATTTATCGCTATATTTGGTACAACATGTTTTATTCAGGGGATCTCTATAAGCACTTACGTCAATCAAGCAAGAAACGCCGAAAAAGATATAGAAGCCCTGACTCTAGAGGCGTTTTAGCCAATAAGGCCCATATCTCTGAGCGACCTCTAGGGGCAGAAAATAAGAGCCGAATCGGTCATTTCGAAATTGATACCGTTCATGGTTCACGCGATCAACATTCAATTGTCACGTTAGTTGATCGAAAAAGTAAATACACGATCATTGGCAAAATTAGGAACCGTACTACTGACGAGTTAAATCGAAAAGTTATTCAGCTAATCAAAAAACAGGTTAATCAGGTAAAAACAATTACCGCTGATAACGGTACCGAGTTTCATCAATACAAAAAAATTGAAGACGTCACTAACTCAACATTTTACTTTGCCAACCCCTACCACTCATGGGAAAGAGGGTTAAACGAAAATACCAACGGTCTCATACGACAATATTTACCTAAAGGAGAATCAATGAAGAGCATAACTCAAAAGGATTGCGATAAAATTGCAATGAAACTTAACCGACGACCTAGAAAATGTTTAAATATGGAAACACCGGAGGCCGTCTATGTTCGTTAA
- a CDS encoding F0F1 ATP synthase subunit epsilon — translation MALTIHCDIVSAEQEIFSGLVELLVAAGSEGDVGVGYGHAPLLTGLQPGPVRLKKQNGDEEVFYVSGGYLEVQPDSVTILADTALREGDMDEASAEAAKKEAEQTLQNQGEGMDYSKAAAQLAQAAAQLRTLQAIRKRAR, via the coding sequence ATGGCATTAACCATACATTGCGACATCGTCAGCGCCGAACAGGAGATATTCTCCGGTTTAGTCGAGCTGCTAGTGGCCGCGGGTAGTGAAGGTGATGTAGGTGTTGGCTACGGCCACGCGCCCTTGCTAACCGGTTTGCAGCCTGGTCCAGTACGCCTTAAAAAGCAAAACGGTGATGAAGAAGTATTTTACGTTTCGGGTGGTTACCTAGAAGTACAACCCGATTCCGTCACCATACTGGCCGACACCGCATTACGCGAAGGCGACATGGACGAAGCCTCTGCTGAAGCCGCGAAAAAAGAAGCTGAGCAAACCCTGCAGAATCAAGGCGAAGGCATGGACTACTCCAAAGCCGCCGCCCAGCTCGCACAAGCTGCAGCTCAACTGCGCACCTTACAGGCTATTCGTAAGCGCGCACGTTAA
- a CDS encoding F0F1 ATP synthase subunit delta encodes MAELTTLARPYAKAAFEAARNAKALTEWSEALTLAANVTGQDKVKSLLSSPNLTAEQKSASLVELCGDTLNDAQQNFISVLAENGRLSLLPQVQQLFELYKANQEKAVDVDIQSAFEMTSEIEEKLAKTLTAKLDRKVTLQTSVDKSLLGGAIIRAGDTVIDGSVRGKLAKLAEAMQG; translated from the coding sequence ATGGCTGAATTAACAACACTCGCTCGACCCTATGCCAAAGCCGCTTTCGAAGCAGCTCGCAACGCGAAAGCGTTAACCGAGTGGTCTGAAGCGCTTACTCTGGCGGCGAATGTTACCGGGCAAGATAAGGTGAAGTCACTTTTATCCTCGCCTAACCTAACCGCGGAACAGAAATCAGCCTCTTTGGTTGAACTCTGTGGCGACACCTTAAACGACGCACAACAAAACTTTATCAGTGTATTGGCTGAAAATGGTCGTTTGAGCTTGCTACCGCAGGTCCAGCAATTGTTCGAACTCTACAAAGCCAATCAAGAAAAGGCGGTTGATGTTGATATTCAATCTGCTTTTGAGATGACTTCAGAGATTGAAGAAAAATTGGCGAAAACTCTAACCGCCAAGCTAGACCGTAAGGTAACCCTTCAAACCTCTGTAGATAAGAGCTTGTTGGGTGGTGCCATTATTCGCGCTGGTGATACCGTTATCGACGGTTCAGTTCGTGGCAAATTAGCTAAGCTGGCTGAAGCCATGCAAGGCTAA
- the atpG gene encoding F0F1 ATP synthase subunit gamma: MASGKEIRTKIGSIKNTQKITSAMEMVAASKMRRAQDRMETGKPYAKRIRNVVGHIANGNPEYKHMFLSEREVKRVGYIVVSSDRGLCGGLNINLFKAVVRHSKEWADQGVGVDLCLIGAKGASFFNSVGGNIVASVRDIGEKPSVTDLIGSVKVMLDAFANGKLDKLYLVGNEFVNTMTQNPAIEQLLPLQPAENDESHKHTWDYIYEPEAQTLLDGLMIRYIESQVYQAVVENGACEQAARMIAMKSATDNAGDLIDDLQLVYNKARQAAITQELSEIVSGAAAV; the protein is encoded by the coding sequence ATGGCGAGCGGAAAAGAGATACGGACCAAAATTGGTAGTATCAAAAACACTCAAAAGATCACCAGCGCCATGGAAATGGTTGCGGCTTCCAAAATGCGTAGAGCGCAGGACCGCATGGAAACAGGCAAACCCTACGCAAAGCGAATTCGCAATGTTGTAGGCCATATTGCCAACGGTAACCCCGAGTATAAGCACATGTTCCTTAGCGAACGTGAAGTGAAGCGCGTGGGTTACATTGTGGTTTCCTCCGACCGTGGTTTGTGTGGTGGTTTGAACATCAACCTGTTCAAGGCCGTTGTTCGTCACAGTAAAGAGTGGGCTGATCAAGGCGTAGGTGTAGACCTCTGCCTTATCGGTGCCAAAGGCGCATCCTTCTTCAATAGCGTAGGCGGCAACATTGTTGCCAGTGTCCGCGATATTGGTGAAAAACCTTCCGTTACCGACCTAATCGGTAGCGTAAAGGTGATGCTCGATGCCTTTGCCAATGGCAAATTAGATAAGCTGTACCTAGTGGGTAATGAATTCGTCAACACCATGACGCAAAACCCCGCTATCGAACAGCTATTGCCTTTGCAACCAGCTGAAAATGACGAAAGCCATAAGCACACATGGGACTACATCTACGAACCAGAAGCACAAACATTGCTCGACGGTTTAATGATTCGCTACATAGAATCACAGGTGTACCAAGCCGTTGTAGAAAACGGAGCATGTGAGCAAGCCGCCCGAATGATAGCCATGAAAAGTGCCACCGATAATGCTGGCGACCTTATTGACGACCTTCAACTGGTCTACAACAAGGCGCGACAAGCCGCGATTACACAAGAACTATCTGAAATTGTGAGCGGTGCAGCAGCGGTATAA
- the atpA gene encoding F0F1 ATP synthase subunit alpha — protein sequence MQQLNPSEISEIIKQRIDSLSVSTEAQNEGTVVSVTDGIIRIHGLAEVMYGEMIEFEGGIYGIALNLERDSVGAVVLGDYQGVAEGQTCKCTGKILEVPVGTELLGRVVDALGNPIDGKGPINAKATDAIEKIAPGVIARQSVDEPVQIGLKAVDTMVPIGRGQRELIIGDRQTGKTAVAVDAIINQKGTGIKCVYVAIGQKAASVAAVVRKLEEHGAMEHTIVVAATASDPASMQFLAPFGGCTMGEYFRDRGEDALIIYDDLTKQAWAYRQISLLLRRPPGREAYPGDVFYLHSRLLERAARVNAEHIEKLTNGEVKGKTGSLTALPIIETQAGDVSAFVPTNVISITDGQIFLETDLFNAGVRPAMNAGVSVSRVGGAAQTKVIKKLSGGIRTALAQYRELAAFSQFASDLDDATKAQLDHGARVTELMKQKQYSPLSVAEMGVVVYAANEGYLQDVDVAKIGSFESSLLSYMSSSEVDLMAEMNTGTYSDDIATKLKAALDNFKATQTW from the coding sequence ATGCAACAGCTGAATCCTTCTGAAATCAGTGAAATTATTAAACAGCGTATCGACTCTTTGTCGGTATCGACTGAAGCACAAAACGAAGGCACCGTGGTTTCCGTAACCGACGGTATTATTCGTATCCATGGTCTTGCCGAAGTTATGTACGGCGAAATGATCGAATTTGAAGGCGGTATTTACGGTATTGCTTTGAACTTGGAGCGAGACTCCGTTGGTGCGGTCGTATTGGGCGACTATCAAGGCGTGGCCGAAGGCCAAACGTGTAAATGTACCGGTAAAATTCTCGAAGTACCGGTAGGTACCGAATTGCTAGGCCGCGTTGTCGATGCTTTGGGTAACCCAATCGACGGTAAAGGTCCTATTAACGCTAAAGCGACTGATGCGATTGAAAAAATTGCACCGGGCGTAATTGCACGTCAATCCGTAGATGAACCAGTCCAAATTGGTTTGAAGGCGGTTGATACCATGGTGCCAATCGGCCGTGGTCAGCGTGAGCTGATTATTGGCGACCGTCAAACCGGTAAAACAGCCGTAGCCGTTGATGCTATCATCAACCAAAAAGGCACCGGTATTAAGTGTGTTTATGTGGCCATAGGCCAGAAAGCCGCGTCGGTTGCAGCTGTTGTGCGAAAGCTTGAAGAGCACGGCGCAATGGAACACACCATCGTAGTGGCAGCAACCGCATCCGACCCCGCGTCTATGCAGTTCCTTGCACCGTTTGGTGGTTGTACCATGGGCGAATATTTCCGCGATCGTGGCGAAGATGCGCTTATTATCTATGATGACCTCACCAAACAAGCGTGGGCTTACCGTCAAATCTCCTTGTTATTACGTCGTCCACCAGGCCGTGAAGCCTACCCTGGCGACGTATTCTACTTGCACTCCCGCTTACTAGAGCGTGCTGCCCGTGTAAACGCTGAGCACATCGAAAAACTCACCAATGGTGAAGTAAAAGGCAAAACCGGTTCTTTAACCGCGCTACCTATTATTGAAACCCAAGCTGGTGATGTTTCGGCATTCGTACCCACAAACGTTATCTCTATTACCGATGGCCAGATCTTCTTAGAAACTGACCTGTTTAACGCGGGCGTTCGCCCAGCGATGAACGCCGGTGTATCGGTATCGCGTGTTGGTGGTGCTGCGCAAACTAAAGTGATCAAAAAACTGTCTGGCGGTATTCGTACAGCCTTGGCTCAGTATCGTGAATTGGCTGCATTCTCACAGTTTGCTTCCGACCTAGACGACGCCACCAAAGCACAGCTAGATCACGGTGCCCGCGTAACCGAGCTTATGAAGCAAAAGCAATATTCTCCGCTGTCTGTAGCAGAGATGGGTGTTGTGGTTTACGCTGCAAACGAAGGCTATCTGCAAGACGTTGACGTTGCCAAAATTGGTTCGTTCGAATCGTCCTTGTTGTCCTACATGAGCAGCAGCGAAGTCGATTTGATGGCCGAAATGAATACCGGTACTTACAGCGACGACATTGCGACCAAGCTGAAAGCAGCACTGGATAACTTTAAAGCCACCCAAACCTGGTAA
- the atpD gene encoding F0F1 ATP synthase subunit beta — translation MSSGRIVQIIGAVIDVEFPRDSVPGIYDALNVEGKGLTLEVQQQLGDGVVRAIAMGGSEGISRGLEVTNTNTPISVPVGIETLGRIMDVLGNPIDEAGDIGEKERMPIHRKAPAYDELSASSDLLETGVKVIDLVCPFAKGGKVGLFGGAGVGKTVNMMELINNIAKEHSGLSVFAGVGERTREGNDFYHEMKDSNVLDKVAMVYGQMNEPPGNRLRVALTGLTMAEKFRDEGRDVLLFVDNIYRYTLAGTEVSALLGRMPSAVGYQPTLAEEMGVLQERITSTKSGSITSVQAVYVPADDLTDPSPATTFAHLDSTVVLSRDIASKGIYPAIDPLDSTSRQLDPLVIGQEHYDVARGVQSVLQRYKELKDIIAILGMDELSEEDKQTVSRARKIERFLSQPFHVAEVFTGSPGKYVSLKDTIAGFKGLLAGDYDSLPEQAFYMVGSIEEAVERAAKMAEKAA, via the coding sequence ATGAGTAGCGGACGTATCGTACAGATCATCGGAGCCGTAATCGACGTGGAATTCCCACGCGATTCAGTACCCGGTATTTACGACGCACTAAACGTGGAAGGCAAAGGCCTAACACTCGAAGTGCAACAACAACTAGGTGACGGCGTCGTGCGCGCAATCGCCATGGGTGGTTCCGAAGGTATTAGTCGTGGTTTGGAAGTAACCAACACCAACACCCCTATTTCAGTACCGGTTGGTATCGAAACCTTGGGTCGCATCATGGACGTATTGGGTAACCCAATCGACGAAGCGGGTGATATCGGTGAAAAAGAGCGCATGCCAATTCACCGTAAGGCACCTGCTTACGACGAACTGTCAGCCTCTTCAGACCTTCTCGAAACTGGCGTAAAAGTTATCGACCTAGTCTGCCCGTTTGCTAAGGGTGGTAAAGTAGGTTTGTTCGGTGGTGCCGGTGTTGGTAAAACCGTCAACATGATGGAATTAATCAACAACATCGCCAAAGAGCACAGTGGTTTGTCTGTGTTCGCCGGTGTTGGTGAGCGTACTCGTGAAGGAAACGACTTCTACCACGAAATGAAAGATTCCAACGTACTCGACAAAGTGGCTATGGTTTACGGCCAGATGAACGAGCCTCCCGGAAACCGTCTACGCGTAGCCCTAACCGGTCTCACAATGGCCGAAAAATTCCGTGACGAAGGCCGTGACGTACTGTTGTTCGTTGATAACATCTACCGTTACACCCTTGCGGGAACCGAAGTATCCGCCCTACTCGGCCGTATGCCATCAGCCGTTGGCTACCAGCCAACACTGGCTGAAGAAATGGGTGTACTCCAAGAGCGTATTACCTCAACCAAGTCAGGTTCTATTACCTCTGTTCAAGCCGTATACGTACCTGCAGATGACTTGACCGATCCATCGCCAGCAACCACCTTTGCTCACTTGGATTCCACCGTTGTACTGAGTCGTGATATCGCTTCTAAAGGTATCTACCCCGCCATCGACCCACTCGACAGTACGTCACGTCAGTTGGATCCATTGGTTATCGGTCAAGAACACTACGACGTTGCCCGTGGCGTACAGTCTGTACTCCAACGCTACAAAGAGCTGAAAGATATTATTGCCATCTTGGGTATGGATGAATTGTCAGAAGAAGACAAACAAACCGTATCGCGTGCACGCAAAATCGAACGCTTCTTATCACAGCCCTTCCACGTTGCAGAAGTATTCACCGGTTCACCGGGTAAATACGTAAGCTTGAAAGACACCATTGCAGGCTTTAAAGGCTTGTTAGCGGGTGACTACGACAGCCTTCCAGAGCAAGCCTTCTACATGGTTGGCAGCATCGAAGAAGCCGTAGAGCGTGCAGCAAAAATGGCTGAAAAAGCCGCTTAA
- the atpB gene encoding F0F1 ATP synthase subunit A, with protein MASSEKITATDYIQHHLQNMAYGKLPAGYERHNADGTNVVLEADTWTMAHSSQEAKDMGFNAVHVDSLGWGIALALLLGFIFRKVATTATSDTPRGLQSFIELVFDFVNNTVSDIFHHKNRMIAPMALTIFTWVFMMNFMDLLPVDWLPQVAALISGDSHIYFKVVPTTDPNVTLGMSITVFLLMIGFSIKEKGIWGFIKELTCHPFFAPKHIWYVNILLVPINFVLESIALIAKPISLGLRLFGNMYAGEMIFILIALLFSTGLVLGLIGGVLQWAWAVFHILVITLQAFIFMVLTTVYMAMAHDVEEDH; from the coding sequence ATGGCAAGCAGCGAAAAAATTACCGCGACAGACTATATCCAACACCATCTTCAGAATATGGCTTACGGCAAATTGCCTGCTGGCTATGAACGCCACAATGCCGATGGTACAAACGTTGTGCTAGAAGCCGATACATGGACTATGGCGCATAGCTCGCAAGAAGCCAAAGATATGGGCTTTAATGCGGTACACGTAGATTCCCTCGGTTGGGGTATCGCGCTAGCCTTACTTCTCGGTTTTATCTTCCGAAAAGTGGCCACTACAGCCACATCCGATACGCCTCGTGGCCTACAGAGTTTTATCGAACTGGTATTCGACTTTGTTAATAACACCGTAAGCGATATTTTCCATCATAAAAACCGCATGATAGCCCCCATGGCACTCACTATTTTTACGTGGGTCTTTATGATGAACTTCATGGATCTCCTTCCGGTTGATTGGTTACCACAAGTGGCCGCACTAATTTCCGGCGATAGTCATATCTACTTCAAAGTAGTGCCCACAACTGATCCAAACGTTACGTTGGGTATGTCCATTACCGTCTTCTTGTTGATGATCGGCTTTAGTATTAAAGAAAAAGGTATTTGGGGCTTTATTAAAGAGCTTACTTGCCACCCCTTCTTTGCGCCCAAGCATATTTGGTACGTGAATATTCTGTTGGTGCCAATCAACTTTGTACTTGAAAGTATTGCGCTTATTGCCAAGCCTATTTCATTGGGCCTGCGATTATTCGGCAACATGTACGCTGGTGAAATGATCTTTATTCTTATTGCGTTATTGTTTAGCACCGGTTTAGTTCTAGGCCTAATTGGTGGCGTACTTCAATGGGCTTGGGCAGTATTCCATATATTGGTTATCACACTGCAAGCGTTCATCTTTATGGTTTTAACCACAGTTTATATGGCTATGGCTCACGATGTTGAGGAAGACCACTAA
- a CDS encoding KTSC domain-containing protein, translated as MDRKIIESSMIRSIGHDADSAILEIEFNSGAVWQYFDFPESTWYEFEGAVSQGKFFHSDIKNQYSEAQVG; from the coding sequence ATGGATAGAAAAATTATAGAGTCATCAATGATCCGAAGTATTGGACATGACGCTGACAGTGCGATACTTGAAATAGAATTCAACAGCGGAGCTGTTTGGCAATATTTTGATTTTCCAGAATCAACTTGGTATGAGTTTGAAGGAGCAGTTTCACAAGGTAAATTCTTCCATAGTGATATTAAAAATCAGTATTCTGAGGCGCAGGTTGGATAA
- a CDS encoding type II toxin-antitoxin system RelE/ParE family toxin produces the protein MAKAKIVLQTPTFRKAVKKLKANQKAELDTIVKALISNPALGTQKKGDLTFLRVHKFKMNKQLTLLGYSFDGSTLTLELIALGSHENFYREIKRDS, from the coding sequence TTGGCTAAGGCAAAGATCGTTTTACAGACCCCTACCTTTAGAAAAGCGGTTAAAAAACTTAAAGCAAACCAAAAAGCGGAGCTTGATACCATCGTTAAGGCGCTTATTTCCAATCCAGCACTCGGCACCCAAAAGAAAGGCGACCTCACGTTTCTTCGTGTGCATAAATTCAAGATGAATAAACAATTAACCCTACTTGGTTATAGCTTTGACGGTAGTACACTTACTCTTGAATTAATAGCGCTTGGCTCCCACGAAAATTTTTACCGTGAGATTAAGCGTGATTCGTGA
- the atpE gene encoding F0F1 ATP synthase subunit C, producing MEAQALVYIAAAILIGLGALGTAIGFGTLGGKLLEGSARQPEQGPALQGKMFLMAGLLDAVPMIGVGIGMYLIFAVAPGLGA from the coding sequence ATGGAAGCACAAGCTTTAGTCTATATCGCAGCCGCTATTTTAATTGGTTTGGGCGCACTGGGTACTGCAATTGGTTTCGGTACTTTGGGTGGCAAGCTTTTAGAAGGTTCTGCACGTCAACCTGAGCAAGGTCCTGCACTTCAGGGCAAAATGTTCCTTATGGCGGGTCTGTTGGATGCGGTTCCAATGATCGGTGTAGGTATCGGCATGTACTTAATCTTTGCTGTTGCTCCAGGTTTGGGCGCTTAA
- a CDS encoding F0F1 ATP synthase subunit B, translating into MNINLTLIGQSLTFIAFVLFCMKYVWPALIGIMADREKRIADGLDAATRADKDLELAQKKATQQIHEAKEQAAVIIDQANKRASQIVEEAKEQARGEGERIKAAAEAEIEREVSQAREELRGKVAALALTGAEKVLGDTIDAGKHNAMLDKLAAEL; encoded by the coding sequence GTGAATATCAACCTGACTCTCATAGGTCAATCACTGACTTTCATTGCATTCGTTTTGTTTTGCATGAAGTACGTGTGGCCAGCGCTGATCGGTATTATGGCCGATCGTGAGAAGCGCATTGCAGATGGTTTGGACGCTGCGACTCGCGCCGACAAGGATTTAGAACTGGCCCAGAAAAAAGCCACTCAACAAATCCACGAAGCGAAAGAGCAAGCTGCCGTGATTATCGATCAAGCGAATAAGCGTGCCAGCCAAATTGTTGAAGAAGCAAAAGAGCAAGCACGTGGTGAAGGTGAGCGCATTAAAGCGGCCGCTGAAGCTGAAATTGAGCGTGAAGTTAGCCAAGCCCGTGAAGAATTGCGTGGTAAGGTTGCTGCTTTGGCGCTTACTGGTGCTGAAAAAGTACTGGGCGACACGATCGACGCTGGCAAGCACAACGCCATGCTCGACAAACTCGCAGCAGAGCTATAA
- a CDS encoding TIR domain-containing protein, with product MPYRNKTFVSFASEDIHAYRLMCAWRNNQNIAFDFHDAHDLNTARDTSAPQTINRRLRERLNNTKQVVMLIGDETRRKAARNSSFISYEVRAIHDLNLPVVFVNLNSSRASQKNRLPTMLSDQFSVCVSFQPKIIQYALDNFVAEFSSSRSKRTAGPHYYRAEIYRGLGL from the coding sequence GTGCCATATAGAAATAAAACATTCGTAAGTTTTGCAAGCGAAGATATTCACGCGTATAGATTGATGTGTGCATGGCGTAATAATCAAAACATTGCCTTCGACTTTCATGATGCGCACGATTTGAATACCGCCCGCGACACCAGCGCGCCGCAAACTATAAATAGACGGCTGAGGGAGCGACTCAACAATACAAAACAAGTCGTTATGCTCATTGGTGATGAAACACGAAGGAAAGCTGCAAGAAATTCATCTTTCATTAGTTATGAAGTTCGAGCTATACATGACCTAAACCTTCCTGTTGTGTTCGTAAATCTAAATAGTTCTCGTGCCTCTCAAAAGAATCGATTACCTACTATGCTTTCGGATCAGTTTTCTGTGTGCGTCTCGTTTCAGCCGAAGATAATCCAATACGCATTAGATAATTTTGTAGCTGAATTCTCATCAAGTCGAAGCAAACGAACTGCTGGCCCTCACTACTATAGAGCTGAGATTTACAGAGGTCTTGGTCTATGA
- a CDS encoding TA system antitoxin ParD family protein, producing MATTSIRLDQYLIEKATIMAKALNRTPPKQIEHWAKIGEIMEDNPDLPYEFVKQAIISQAERDAGKLEAYDFG from the coding sequence ATGGCCACAACCAGCATACGATTAGACCAATACCTTATTGAAAAAGCCACTATTATGGCTAAAGCCCTTAACCGTACACCACCTAAACAAATAGAACACTGGGCAAAAATTGGGGAGATAATGGAAGACAACCCCGACCTACCTTATGAGTTTGTAAAACAAGCCATTATTTCACAGGCCGAACGCGATGCAGGAAAGCTAGAGGCATACGACTTTGGCTAA
- a CDS encoding macro domain-containing protein: MRYFIDTVTSFAYWRYVLFSRLGLQSALAIFGALYLFIGALDFFSIYTKDKYSIWAFPLVIGISIFVSILTRRPITSISVSLPNQDSCVEVKIGDIFDEEGAVMISTNTLFESDVAGGKIAPTSLQGQFTGRYFTGNQNELISSINSQFGGRKPPFKMGTTFPVTTHGKTFYFTAMAKLNESGNAYTTQSDLKEALIGLWEHVKNTGELQRLTVPLIGTGRGRVSLTRRKIIRLIVESFVEASKNGPITDHLIVIIRPEDARKFKVNLYDIKDHLNHILFG, translated from the coding sequence GTGAGATATTTTATCGATACCGTAACGAGTTTTGCCTATTGGAGGTATGTTCTTTTTTCTCGACTAGGCCTTCAGTCAGCACTTGCAATTTTTGGCGCTCTGTATCTGTTTATCGGAGCGTTGGACTTCTTCAGTATCTACACAAAGGATAAATACTCGATCTGGGCTTTTCCTTTGGTCATTGGCATATCTATTTTTGTATCAATCCTTACTCGGAGGCCCATTACCTCAATCTCGGTAAGCTTGCCTAACCAAGATTCCTGTGTGGAGGTGAAAATTGGTGATATTTTTGATGAAGAAGGCGCGGTGATGATAAGCACGAATACCCTATTTGAGTCAGACGTCGCTGGCGGAAAAATTGCTCCTACTAGTCTTCAAGGGCAGTTTACTGGACGTTATTTCACGGGTAATCAAAATGAGTTGATAAGTTCAATCAATAGCCAATTCGGAGGAAGAAAGCCGCCTTTCAAAATGGGGACTACTTTTCCAGTAACAACACACGGAAAAACATTCTACTTCACAGCTATGGCGAAGCTTAATGAGTCTGGGAACGCATATACAACCCAATCAGATTTAAAAGAGGCTCTTATTGGACTTTGGGAGCACGTAAAAAATACAGGCGAACTCCAGAGACTGACTGTCCCACTGATAGGGACTGGGCGAGGGAGAGTCTCATTGACTCGAAGAAAAATTATTAGGCTAATTGTAGAATCATTTGTTGAGGCATCAAAAAACGGCCCAATCACGGACCATCTTATTGTCATCATTCGGCCTGAAGATGCCCGTAAATTTAAAGTAAATTTGTATGATATTAAGGACCATCTAAATCACATACTTTTCGGTTAG
- a CDS encoding glutathione S-transferase family protein — MRIYGDTQSGNCYKIKLLASLLGIEHEWIHIDILNGETHTAEFLEKNPNAKIPVLELEDGRYLSESNAILNYLATGTELLSSDPYEYGKIQQWQFFEQYSHEPYIAVARFIAKYLGLPDDRRADYESKQQGGHKALQVMEQQLQQTPYLTGYKMSTADISLYGYTHVADEGGFDLGKYPAIIQWIDRIQSQPQYVGMA; from the coding sequence GTGAGAATCTATGGTGATACCCAGTCTGGAAACTGCTACAAAATCAAATTACTCGCTTCTTTACTTGGTATCGAACATGAATGGATTCATATAGATATTCTCAATGGTGAAACTCACACGGCAGAATTTCTTGAGAAAAATCCGAACGCTAAAATCCCTGTTTTAGAGTTAGAGGATGGTCGCTATCTATCTGAGTCAAATGCAATCTTGAATTATTTAGCAACGGGTACTGAACTCCTATCAAGCGACCCCTATGAATACGGTAAAATTCAGCAGTGGCAGTTTTTTGAGCAGTACAGCCATGAACCATACATTGCAGTAGCAAGATTTATCGCAAAGTATCTGGGGTTGCCCGACGACCGAAGAGCAGACTATGAATCCAAACAGCAAGGTGGTCATAAAGCTCTTCAAGTTATGGAGCAGCAGCTGCAACAAACACCTTATCTCACAGGTTATAAGATGAGTACGGCAGATATATCATTGTACGGATATACTCACGTTGCAGACGAAGGTGGTTTTGATTTAGGCAAGTATCCAGCCATCATACAATGGATAGATCGAATTCAATCGCAACCCCAATACGTAGGCATGGCATAA